A section of the Bacillus sp. HSf4 genome encodes:
- the levG gene encoding PTS fructose transporter subunit IID, which produces MDTEKRLTKREIFSMFIRSNFLLGSFNFERVQAMGYCYVMIPAIKKLYGPGAKRSEALQRHLEWFNTHPWLTAPIFGVTAAMEEEMANNKGIDAKAISGMKIGLMGPLAGVGDPIFWGTLRPVLAALGASLALGGNIAGPLLFFFLINAIRLSTKYYGLKYGYVKGMEILQDLVGNRIQKLTEGATILGLFVMGALVSKWTTINIPVVVSRIKDESGKVDVQTVQNVLDSIMPGALPLGLTLFVAWMLRKGVNPLLIILGIFVIGILGYWAGFLK; this is translated from the coding sequence ATGGATACAGAAAAAAGATTAACGAAAAGAGAAATTTTCAGCATGTTTATACGTTCCAATTTTTTGCTGGGATCATTTAACTTTGAGCGTGTTCAGGCCATGGGGTATTGCTATGTCATGATTCCGGCGATTAAAAAGCTTTACGGCCCGGGAGCGAAAAGAAGTGAAGCGCTCCAGCGCCACCTGGAATGGTTCAACACGCATCCATGGCTGACAGCGCCCATTTTCGGCGTCACAGCCGCCATGGAAGAAGAAATGGCCAACAATAAAGGAATTGACGCCAAAGCGATCAGCGGAATGAAAATCGGATTAATGGGACCTTTGGCCGGTGTGGGCGACCCTATTTTCTGGGGAACATTGCGCCCGGTACTGGCGGCTTTAGGGGCATCGCTCGCTTTAGGCGGGAACATCGCCGGTCCTTTGCTGTTTTTCTTCTTAATCAATGCGATTCGATTAAGCACGAAGTATTACGGTTTAAAATACGGTTATGTAAAAGGAATGGAAATTCTGCAAGACTTGGTCGGAAACCGCATTCAAAAGTTGACGGAAGGCGCCACCATCCTCGGCTTGTTTGTCATGGGAGCCCTCGTCTCCAAGTGGACCACCATCAACATCCCGGTCGTGGTGTCAAGAATTAAGGATGAGTCAGGCAAAGTCGATGTTCAAACGGTGCAAAATGTGTTAGACAGCATCATGCCGGGAGCTCTCCCTTTGGGATTGACATTGTTCGTGGCCTGGATGCTGCGCAAAGGTGTGAATCCTCTGTTGATTATATTGGGTATTTTTGTAATTGGGATTCTCGGCTATTGGGCTGGATTTTTGAAGTAG
- a CDS encoding cytochrome P450, which translates to MVSKNEESSAILSEQHLSSAAFKDEAYEFYKELRVSRPLYPVSLGDLGEGCLMTRYDDAIRLLKDAKLKKNYENVFTEEEENRPILSENEEALTKHMLNSDPPDHSRLRTLVQKAFTPRMILQLEDRIQHIADSLLDEVYPTHSMNLLDDFAFPLPIIVISEMLGIPLEDRQNFRVWSEAIIEFPDTPESMEENNQKIGEFAKYLEYLVHKKRDEPAEDLISALIEAESEGTTLSTEELYSTIMLLIVAGHETTVNLIANMTYALLSHPDQLEKLLLNPDLMDSAIEEALRFHSPVELTTLRWAAEPFTLHGQEIKRKDVIIISLASANRDEQVFQNAEMFDIARKNNRHIAFGHGSHFCLGAPLARLEAKIGISTLLRRCPNLQINGEREQIKWKGNFLMRALEELPLRF; encoded by the coding sequence ATGGTTTCAAAAAATGAGGAAAGCTCCGCTATTTTATCGGAACAACACTTATCGTCGGCGGCATTTAAAGATGAGGCGTATGAGTTCTACAAAGAATTGCGCGTTTCCCGTCCTCTTTATCCTGTATCTTTGGGGGATCTGGGGGAAGGCTGTCTCATGACAAGGTATGATGATGCAATACGTCTATTAAAGGATGCAAAATTAAAGAAAAACTATGAAAATGTATTCACCGAGGAAGAAGAGAACCGCCCCATTCTCTCGGAAAATGAAGAAGCCTTGACAAAGCATATGCTGAACTCAGATCCTCCTGATCACAGCCGCTTGAGGACCCTTGTTCAAAAAGCATTTACTCCCCGGATGATTTTGCAGCTTGAAGACAGAATCCAACATATCGCTGATTCTTTACTGGATGAAGTATATCCCACCCATTCTATGAACCTTCTAGACGATTTCGCTTTCCCTCTGCCGATTATCGTGATCAGTGAAATGCTTGGCATTCCCCTTGAAGATCGACAAAATTTCAGGGTTTGGTCGGAAGCGATTATTGAGTTTCCAGATACCCCTGAAAGCATGGAGGAAAACAATCAGAAAATAGGAGAATTCGCAAAATACCTGGAATATTTAGTTCATAAAAAAAGAGATGAGCCTGCAGAAGATTTAATCAGTGCATTAATTGAGGCGGAAAGTGAAGGAACAACATTAAGCACAGAAGAGCTGTACTCGACGATTATGCTGCTTATCGTTGCAGGTCATGAAACGACCGTAAACCTGATCGCCAATATGACATATGCCTTGCTGAGTCACCCTGACCAATTGGAGAAGCTTCTCCTCAATCCAGACTTGATGGATTCAGCGATAGAAGAGGCGTTACGATTCCACAGCCCTGTGGAATTAACGACCTTGCGCTGGGCGGCTGAACCGTTTACATTACACGGACAGGAAATCAAAAGAAAAGATGTGATCATCATTTCATTGGCATCGGCAAACCGCGACGAACAAGTATTCCAGAATGCCGAAATGTTTGATATTGCAAGAAAGAACAATCGCCATATTGCCTTTGGCCACGGCAGCCACTTTTGCCTCGGCGCACCGCTTGCCCGCTTGGAAGCAAAGATAGGCATTTCAACATTATTGCGCCGCTGCCCAAATCTACAGATAAATGGCGAAAGGGAACAGATCAAATGGAAAGGGAACTTTTTGATGCGAGCTTTAGAAGAACTGCCATTGCGTTTCTAA
- the levF gene encoding PTS fructose transporter subunit IIC, with the protein MTTIQIVLLLIIAAITGIGSVLDEGQTHRPLIACTLVGLVLGDLKTGIILGGTLELMALGWMNVGLAMAPDTAIASVISTILVITADQGIGEGIAVAVALAAAGQALTIFVRTITVFLIHRADKYAKDGNFKGIEIMHITAMVFQALRVMIPTLIVALISVSAVQAFLGNIPEVITKGLQVGGGIIVVVGYAMVINMMNIPYLKPFFYIGFLLAAFTDFNLVGFGALGLCLALLYQQVMQKNTAHGAVAAASDSSVAVYDDDDDDLDA; encoded by the coding sequence ATGACGACCATACAAATCGTTTTGTTGCTGATCATCGCAGCCATTACAGGCATAGGCAGCGTGCTGGACGAGGGGCAGACGCACCGTCCGCTGATTGCCTGCACATTGGTCGGCTTGGTGCTCGGTGATTTAAAGACGGGAATCATTCTCGGTGGAACACTTGAGCTGATGGCGCTCGGCTGGATGAATGTCGGTCTTGCCATGGCGCCGGATACAGCGATCGCCTCTGTGATTTCAACGATTTTAGTCATTACCGCTGATCAGGGAATCGGTGAAGGCATTGCCGTGGCTGTCGCACTCGCCGCTGCAGGGCAGGCGCTGACCATTTTTGTCCGCACAATCACCGTCTTTCTCATTCATCGCGCTGACAAATATGCGAAAGACGGGAATTTTAAAGGAATCGAAATCATGCACATCACCGCGATGGTCTTTCAAGCGCTGCGGGTCATGATCCCGACTTTGATTGTGGCATTGATCAGCGTCAGCGCCGTTCAGGCCTTCTTGGGAAATATACCTGAAGTCATCACAAAAGGTTTGCAGGTAGGCGGGGGAATTATCGTTGTCGTCGGGTATGCCATGGTCATCAATATGATGAACATCCCTTATTTAAAGCCATTTTTCTATATCGGATTTTTACTGGCAGCATTTACAGATTTCAACCTGGTTGGGTTTGGCGCACTGGGGCTTTGTCTGGCGCTCTTATATCAGCAGGTCATGCAAAAAAACACCGCGCATGGCGCAGTCGCCGCTGCCAGCGACAGCAGTGTGGCTGTCTATGATGACGACGATGATGATCTCGATGCCTAA
- a CDS encoding SDR family oxidoreductase, whose amino-acid sequence MKLDLQRKTALVTGSTSGIGKAIAASLTEEGAAVVINGRREEKVIETIDELKARYPEAVLYPAAFDLGTENGCQDLFAAFPQVDILVNNLGIFEPADFFEIPDEEWFRFFEVNIMSGVRLSRRYLQKMIEKKEGRVIFIASEAAVMPSQEMAHYSATKTMQLSISRSLAELTSGTNVTVNTVMPGSTLTEGVETMLHSLYPGENLTAEEAEQRFMRENRPTSIIQRLIRPEEIAHFVAFLSSPLSSAINGAALRADGGLVRSVI is encoded by the coding sequence ATGAAACTTGATTTACAAAGAAAAACGGCATTGGTGACCGGGTCCACATCAGGGATCGGCAAAGCCATTGCCGCTTCACTCACGGAAGAAGGGGCGGCTGTCGTCATCAATGGGCGCCGGGAAGAGAAAGTCATAGAAACGATAGACGAATTGAAAGCGCGGTATCCTGAGGCTGTTCTTTATCCGGCGGCTTTTGATCTTGGGACCGAAAACGGATGCCAAGACTTGTTTGCCGCATTCCCTCAAGTTGACATTTTGGTGAATAATTTGGGGATTTTTGAGCCGGCGGATTTCTTTGAGATACCGGATGAGGAATGGTTTCGCTTTTTCGAGGTGAATATCATGAGCGGGGTAAGGCTCTCGCGCAGGTATTTACAGAAGATGATCGAGAAAAAGGAAGGCCGGGTCATTTTTATTGCAAGCGAAGCCGCGGTGATGCCATCACAGGAAATGGCGCATTACAGTGCGACGAAAACGATGCAGCTCTCCATTTCCCGGAGCCTGGCAGAGCTTACATCGGGCACAAATGTGACGGTCAATACCGTTATGCCGGGCTCAACCTTAACTGAGGGCGTTGAAACGATGCTGCATTCTCTCTATCCGGGCGAAAACCTGACCGCAGAAGAAGCGGAACAGCGTTTTATGAGAGAAAACCGGCCGACATCGATTATCCAGAGGCTGATTCGTCCGGAAGAAATCGCACACTTTGTCGCGTTTTTAAGCAGCCCGCTTTCCTCGGCGATCAATGGTGCCGCATTGCGGGCGGATGGCGGATTGGTCCGCAGCGTCATTTAA
- a CDS encoding PAS domain-containing sensor histidine kinase, with translation MLPDGKGRALECRYLRQIYEHLQDGIIMMDQERRILVMNPSAEKMTGWKLGDKVPYCSYCQARKLEAGEERCYLLAKREAPYFLSSMPTYEGRFVDMEMSTAVIYENGEQKKQKVLLVLKDLTMKKKEEEARISKLVLQKTLEAQENEHKRLAQELHDGLGQSLYSVSVGIQAIQSRIDQEEKYRTYMQEIVDELEKAIQDVKLYSLQLRPQSLDQLGLVPAIKHLVSSLNKTHQDVSITFTCSNVNDRLQPVLEINLYRVIQEALHNALKYAKATLIEVILFKVGDDLMLKIQDNGIGFKRELVQEGLGLNHLKERVDQIEGSLQIHSIPRKGTSIHVQVQYREGKESDQGIAGR, from the coding sequence TTGCTACCAGATGGAAAAGGAAGAGCGCTGGAATGCCGCTATTTAAGGCAAATCTACGAACACTTGCAAGATGGAATCATTATGATGGATCAGGAACGTAGAATTCTGGTGATGAATCCATCAGCAGAGAAGATGACGGGATGGAAATTGGGGGACAAGGTACCGTACTGTTCCTACTGTCAAGCGAGAAAACTGGAAGCGGGAGAGGAGCGTTGTTATTTGCTGGCCAAGCGGGAAGCTCCTTATTTTCTTTCCTCAATGCCTACCTATGAGGGACGATTCGTCGACATGGAGATGAGCACGGCTGTCATCTATGAAAACGGTGAACAAAAGAAACAGAAAGTCCTTTTGGTTTTAAAAGATTTAACGATGAAGAAAAAGGAAGAAGAAGCGAGGATCTCCAAGCTGGTTTTGCAGAAGACGTTGGAAGCGCAGGAAAACGAACACAAGCGGTTGGCTCAGGAGCTGCACGATGGCTTAGGACAATCGCTTTATTCGGTTTCAGTAGGTATTCAAGCGATTCAATCGCGCATTGACCAGGAAGAGAAATATAGAACGTACATGCAGGAGATCGTGGATGAGCTGGAAAAAGCGATACAAGACGTCAAGCTCTACTCTCTCCAATTACGTCCGCAAAGTCTCGATCAGCTGGGACTCGTCCCTGCGATCAAGCATCTCGTTAGCAGCTTGAACAAGACTCATCAGGATGTTTCGATTACGTTTACCTGCAGCAATGTCAATGATCGTTTGCAGCCGGTTTTGGAAATCAATTTATACCGTGTCATTCAGGAAGCGCTGCATAATGCCCTGAAATATGCGAAAGCCACGCTGATTGAGGTCATCTTGTTCAAAGTAGGCGACGATTTGATGTTGAAGATTCAGGACAACGGCATAGGATTTAAGCGCGAACTGGTGCAGGAAGGTCTGGGACTTAACCATCTAAAAGAAAGAGTAGATCAGATTGAAGGAAGTCTTCAGATTCACTCCATTCCCCGGAAAGGGACATCTATTCATGTGCAAGTACAGTATAGGGAGGGGAAGGAGAGTGATCAGGGTATTGCTGGTCGATGA
- a CDS encoding GH32 C-terminal domain-containing protein, whose product MKKACMQVGIILMMMWLSALPVSAADPGYYDEKHRPKYHFTPEANWMNDPNGMVYYKGEYHLFYQYHPYGLKWGPMHWGHAVSKDLVSWEHLPVALEPDDKGTIFSGSAVVDWHNTSGFQTGAEKPLVAIYTQDRGGVQVQSIAYSNDKGRTWTKYAGNPVIPNPGKKDFRDPKVFWHEKTNKWVMVLAAGDRILMYTSPDLKEWAYASQFGHGQGSHGGVWECPDLFELPVEGRPNQKKWVMQVSVGNGSVSGGSGMQYFVGSFDGTTFKNENPPEQVLWTDYGKDFYAAVTWSDIPSSDGRRLWLGWMSNWQYANDVPTSPWRGAMTLPRQLKLKALSEGFRVVQTPVAELQSIRGASQEWRHKMISPRSRNLLAGFSGDAYEINAEFQILPGMTSEFGFKVRKKGDQYTKIGYDSNSAGLFVDRSRSGNISFNPSFNNGKHMAPMRPIDGKVKMRIFVDRSSVEVFGNDGRRVITDIILPDPSSKGLELYASNGLVKLNSLTIQPLQNIWRSSPFKSNLTGWTTVNGVWADTIDGKQGRSDGDSFIVSSKSGTDFTYESDITIKDGNGRGAGALVFRADQDVKNGYLANVDAKHDVVKFFKFVDGNATIIAEYKTPIDINQTYHLKTVANGTRFNIYLDGRLVIDANDSTFSSGLLGLNVWEATAFFQNVYVNQ is encoded by the coding sequence GTGAAAAAGGCATGTATGCAAGTTGGAATCATTTTGATGATGATGTGGTTGTCAGCCCTTCCTGTTTCTGCAGCCGACCCGGGCTACTATGATGAAAAGCATCGGCCAAAGTACCATTTCACACCTGAAGCCAACTGGATGAACGATCCAAACGGAATGGTTTATTATAAAGGGGAATACCATCTGTTCTATCAATATCATCCATACGGCCTCAAATGGGGGCCGATGCACTGGGGTCATGCGGTAAGCAAAGATTTAGTCTCTTGGGAACACCTTCCGGTTGCGCTCGAACCGGATGATAAAGGGACGATTTTTTCCGGAAGCGCCGTGGTAGATTGGCATAATACAAGCGGTTTTCAAACAGGTGCAGAGAAGCCGCTTGTCGCCATTTACACACAAGATCGGGGTGGCGTTCAAGTGCAAAGCATTGCCTACAGCAATGACAAAGGCAGAACATGGACGAAATACGCAGGCAACCCTGTTATTCCAAACCCGGGCAAAAAAGACTTTCGCGATCCGAAAGTGTTTTGGCATGAAAAGACAAACAAGTGGGTGATGGTGCTTGCCGCCGGAGATCGCATCTTGATGTACACATCGCCCGATTTGAAGGAATGGGCTTATGCAAGTCAATTTGGCCACGGGCAGGGGAGCCATGGAGGAGTATGGGAATGTCCGGATTTATTTGAGCTTCCTGTGGAAGGCCGTCCAAATCAAAAAAAATGGGTCATGCAAGTCAGTGTTGGAAACGGATCGGTTTCAGGAGGATCAGGCATGCAGTACTTCGTTGGCAGCTTTGATGGAACGACCTTTAAGAATGAAAATCCGCCGGAACAGGTCCTTTGGACAGATTACGGTAAAGACTTCTATGCGGCTGTTACTTGGTCAGACATCCCGTCTTCAGACGGACGGCGGCTTTGGTTAGGATGGATGAGCAACTGGCAATATGCCAACGATGTGCCGACATCCCCGTGGAGAGGGGCCATGACCCTTCCAAGACAGCTAAAATTGAAAGCGCTTTCTGAGGGATTCAGAGTCGTTCAAACCCCAGTCGCGGAGCTTCAATCAATCCGGGGAGCGTCACAAGAGTGGAGACACAAGATGATTTCACCGCGAAGCAGGAATTTGCTGGCCGGTTTTTCAGGGGATGCCTATGAAATCAATGCTGAATTTCAAATATTGCCGGGGATGACGTCCGAATTCGGTTTTAAGGTGCGAAAAAAAGGAGATCAATATACAAAAATCGGTTATGATTCAAACAGCGCCGGTCTGTTCGTTGACCGGAGCCGTTCAGGAAACATATCCTTCAATCCGAGCTTTAACAATGGGAAGCATATGGCGCCAATGCGTCCGATTGATGGAAAGGTGAAGATGCGCATTTTTGTGGACCGCTCGTCAGTCGAAGTCTTTGGAAACGATGGACGGCGGGTGATCACCGATATCATTCTCCCTGATCCATCCAGCAAAGGTCTTGAGCTGTATGCGTCAAACGGTTTAGTCAAGCTAAACTCGCTTACGATCCAACCTCTGCAAAACATATGGAGGTCGTCACCCTTCAAGTCCAATTTAACCGGCTGGACGACTGTCAACGGCGTGTGGGCCGACACAATAGATGGAAAACAAGGGCGCTCTGACGGTGATTCTTTCATTGTATCTTCAAAATCGGGAACAGACTTCACATACGAATCCGATATCACGATAAAGGATGGAAATGGAAGAGGGGCGGGGGCTCTTGTGTTTCGGGCTGACCAAGATGTCAAAAACGGCTATCTTGCCAATGTTGACGCCAAACATGACGTCGTTAAATTTTTTAAGTTTGTAGACGGAAACGCTACAATCATCGCCGAATATAAAACACCGATCGATATCAATCAAACCTATCATCTTAAAACGGTGGCTAACGGTACCCGCTTTAACATCTATTTAGATGGCCGCTTAGTGATCGATGCCAATGACTCAACTTTTTCCAGCGGCTTACTTGGTTTAAACGTGTGGGAGGCGACGGCATTCTTTCAAAATGTTTACGTCAATCAATGA
- a CDS encoding MFS transporter — protein sequence MAGEHVKTISMFEKSAYASGDLACNLIYTTVSTYLLFFYTDVYGLSAAAAGTMFLVVRMIDALADPFIGTIVDRTNSKFGRFRPYLLFGAFPLSVLAILCFTTPDFSHMGKLVYAYVTYVGLSLTYTTINVPYGALTSAMTRNHQEVVSITSVRMVFANLGGLIVSFFVPLLSAYLGDTTGNKALGWQLTMSMLSIIGACLLIFCFKSTKERVTLKNPDEKIKFSDIFEQFRVNRPLVVLSIFFIIIFGVNSISNSVGIYYMTYNVGREDLVKWYGLLGSLPALAVLPFIPRINQWLGKRKLLNAALLLNIIGLLAILIIPPSNVFLVLFFRVIAAVGSVTAGGYMWALIPETIEYGEYRTGKRLGGLIYAIIGFFFKFGMALGGIVPGLILDKFGYVAGQVQSPEALTGILITTTVVPVIFLIIAMIDINFYHLNEEKYAKVVRELENRDKVDLDI from the coding sequence ATGGCTGGTGAACATGTTAAAACAATCAGTATGTTTGAGAAATCTGCCTACGCCTCTGGAGATCTGGCATGTAATTTGATTTACACGACCGTTTCAACGTATCTTTTATTTTTCTATACCGATGTGTACGGTTTATCAGCAGCGGCTGCCGGCACGATGTTTTTAGTTGTGCGAATGATTGATGCGCTTGCCGATCCTTTTATCGGAACAATCGTAGACAGAACAAATAGTAAATTTGGGCGTTTTAGACCGTATTTGCTGTTTGGTGCGTTTCCTCTTTCTGTACTTGCCATCCTCTGTTTCACAACACCGGATTTTTCCCATATGGGCAAATTAGTCTACGCTTACGTGACGTATGTCGGCTTATCGCTTACATACACGACGATAAATGTGCCATACGGTGCGTTAACTTCCGCAATGACGAGAAATCATCAAGAGGTCGTCAGCATCACATCTGTTCGGATGGTCTTTGCCAATCTCGGCGGACTGATCGTATCTTTTTTCGTTCCATTATTATCTGCTTATTTAGGTGATACAACCGGAAACAAAGCTCTTGGCTGGCAGCTGACGATGAGCATGTTAAGCATCATTGGCGCCTGTTTGTTAATCTTTTGTTTTAAAAGTACAAAAGAGAGGGTCACCCTGAAAAATCCGGATGAGAAAATCAAATTTTCTGATATTTTTGAGCAATTCCGGGTGAATCGGCCATTGGTTGTACTGAGCATTTTCTTCATTATTATCTTTGGCGTCAACTCGATCAGCAATTCTGTCGGAATCTATTACATGACATACAATGTTGGCAGAGAAGACCTTGTGAAATGGTATGGCTTGCTGGGAAGTCTTCCTGCATTGGCCGTTCTGCCGTTTATACCGCGAATCAATCAATGGCTGGGAAAGAGAAAGCTGTTAAATGCCGCTTTATTATTAAATATCATTGGACTTTTAGCCATTCTCATTATTCCGCCAAGCAATGTGTTTCTGGTGCTCTTCTTTCGTGTCATTGCCGCAGTAGGAAGTGTTACAGCAGGGGGATATATGTGGGCGCTTATTCCGGAAACGATCGAATACGGCGAATATCGGACAGGAAAACGCTTGGGCGGATTGATTTATGCGATTATCGGCTTTTTCTTTAAGTTCGGCATGGCACTCGGCGGAATCGTTCCGGGACTGATACTGGACAAGTTCGGCTATGTTGCCGGTCAAGTTCAATCTCCTGAAGCATTGACAGGGATATTAATCACGACAACTGTCGTCCCTGTTATATTCCTGATCATAGCGATGATCGACATTAATTTTTATCATTTAAACGAAGAAAAATATGCCAAAGTCGTACGTGAATTAGAGAATAGAGATAAAGTTGACTTGGACATTTAA
- a CDS encoding alpha/beta hydrolase, with amino-acid sequence MRNIIKWTAFTALVILCISFIACNADKNAKNIQYAKDEKQTLDIYTPKTDENEKHPVLIYIHGGGWTGGDKSGAASKPAFFTENGYVFVSLNYRLHPDAQYDDMAYDVAQAIKWVVNHADEYQIDQSKINVMGHSAGGHLTGLIAADAKYLNSVGLKPASLKSIVILDGPLNLKSFIGAIPSYKKVFGSDEKVWTEASPLTYINHSNLPPAYLVTRWEDPAVYKFAEIANHAKGSDFVYRVKNLSHSNLNKMLGSPDAPTEAQDLTKAVMAFLKEKNK; translated from the coding sequence TTGAGAAACATCATCAAATGGACAGCATTTACAGCATTAGTCATTCTATGTATCAGCTTCATCGCATGTAATGCAGACAAAAACGCAAAAAATATTCAATATGCAAAGGACGAAAAACAAACACTGGATATTTATACACCGAAGACCGACGAAAATGAAAAACATCCCGTTCTCATCTACATTCACGGCGGGGGATGGACAGGCGGGGACAAGAGCGGGGCTGCTTCCAAGCCGGCGTTTTTTACAGAAAACGGCTATGTTTTCGTGTCTTTAAACTATCGGCTTCATCCTGATGCTCAGTATGATGATATGGCCTATGATGTTGCCCAAGCCATCAAATGGGTGGTGAATCATGCAGATGAGTATCAAATCGACCAATCGAAAATCAATGTGATGGGACATTCGGCAGGAGGGCACTTAACGGGCTTAATCGCCGCAGATGCTAAATATTTAAACAGTGTAGGCCTAAAACCGGCATCACTCAAGTCGATTGTGATATTAGACGGGCCTTTGAATCTGAAGTCATTCATCGGAGCGATCCCGTCCTACAAAAAGGTGTTTGGCTCTGATGAAAAGGTGTGGACAGAAGCATCACCGCTCACCTACATCAACCATTCCAATCTGCCGCCGGCCTATTTAGTTACCCGATGGGAAGATCCTGCTGTTTACAAATTTGCAGAAATCGCAAACCATGCGAAAGGGTCTGATTTTGTTTACCGAGTCAAGAACTTATCTCACAGCAATTTAAATAAAATGCTCGGTTCTCCGGATGCACCGACAGAAGCACAGGATTTGACAAAAGCTGTTATGGCGTTTTTAAAGGAGAAAAACAAATAA
- the xynB gene encoding xylan 1,4-beta-xylosidase, translating to MKISNPVLKGFNPDPSICRVGEDYYIAVSTFEWFPGVQIHHSKDLVNWRLVARPLQRISQLDMKGNPDSGGVWAPCLSYSEGKFWLVYTDVKVVDGAWKDCRNYLVTCETVDGDWGEPITLNRSGFDASLFHDTDGRKYLLNMLWDHRTDRHSFGGIVMQEYSEKEKRLIKHPTIIFKGTDIKLTEAPHLYHIGDYYYLLTAEGGTRFEHAATIARSKNIEGPYEVHPDNPILTSWHAPQHPLQKCGHASIVQTHTGEWYLAHLTGRPIHPDDDSVIHQRGYCPLGRETAIQKLAWKDGWPYVVGGKEGSLEVEAPRICETKFPSTYPQIDQFEDSTLNINFQTLRIPFTKELGSLTERPNHLRLFGQDSLTSTFTQSFVARRWQSLHFVAETAVEFRPDTFQQAAGLVNYYNTENWTALQITYDENLGRILDVTVCDNFSFSQPLKDKIVIPGETEYVYLRVNVEYEMYHYSYSFNKEDWHKIELMLESKKLSDDYIRGGGFFTGAFVGIQCQDTSGACKHADFSYFMYKEL from the coding sequence ATGAAAATTAGCAATCCGGTACTGAAAGGCTTCAATCCCGATCCGAGCATCTGCAGAGTCGGTGAGGATTATTATATAGCTGTATCCACCTTTGAATGGTTTCCGGGGGTGCAAATCCATCATTCAAAAGATCTGGTGAATTGGCGTTTGGTTGCCCGTCCATTGCAGCGGATTTCGCAATTGGATATGAAAGGAAATCCCGACTCAGGCGGGGTATGGGCGCCTTGTTTAAGCTACAGCGAGGGCAAGTTTTGGCTCGTATATACGGATGTAAAGGTTGTCGATGGAGCATGGAAAGACTGCCGTAACTACTTGGTCACTTGTGAAACCGTTGACGGTGATTGGGGGGAACCCATCACATTAAATCGTTCCGGCTTTGATGCTTCTTTGTTCCATGATACGGACGGAAGAAAATATTTATTAAATATGCTGTGGGACCATCGAACAGACCGCCATTCATTTGGGGGCATTGTGATGCAGGAATATTCGGAAAAGGAAAAAAGGCTGATCAAACATCCGACAATCATTTTTAAAGGTACAGATATCAAACTGACTGAAGCACCGCACCTTTATCATATCGGGGATTATTACTATTTATTAACGGCGGAAGGCGGAACACGGTTCGAGCACGCAGCCACGATTGCCCGCTCAAAAAACATTGAAGGGCCGTACGAAGTTCACCCTGATAACCCAATTTTAACGTCTTGGCACGCTCCGCAACATCCATTGCAAAAATGCGGACATGCATCAATTGTGCAAACACATACAGGTGAGTGGTATTTGGCTCATTTGACAGGGCGTCCGATTCACCCGGATGACGATTCGGTGATTCACCAAAGAGGATATTGTCCTCTGGGAAGAGAAACAGCGATTCAAAAGTTGGCATGGAAAGACGGATGGCCTTATGTGGTCGGGGGAAAAGAAGGGAGCCTTGAGGTGGAAGCGCCCCGTATTTGTGAAACAAAGTTTCCATCGACATACCCGCAAATTGATCAATTTGAAGATTCAACATTAAATATCAACTTTCAGACATTACGGATTCCATTTACGAAAGAATTAGGCTCACTAACGGAAAGGCCGAACCATTTACGCTTATTCGGCCAGGACTCATTAACATCCACATTTACCCAGTCGTTTGTGGCAAGGCGCTGGCAAAGCCTCCATTTTGTTGCGGAAACGGCCGTTGAATTCCGCCCCGATACCTTTCAGCAAGCAGCCGGATTGGTGAATTACTACAACACCGAGAATTGGACGGCTCTGCAAATCACGTATGATGAAAACCTTGGGCGCATTCTGGATGTAACGGTATGTGATAACTTTTCGTTTTCACAGCCGCTAAAAGATAAAATTGTTATCCCCGGCGAAACAGAATATGTTTATTTAAGGGTAAATGTAGAATATGAGATGTATCATTACTCGTATTCTTTTAACAAAGAAGACTGGCATAAAATTGAGCTCATGTTAGAGTCTAAAAAGTTATCAGACGATTATATCCGCGGAGGGGGATTCTTCACAGGAGCTTTTGTAGGCATACAGTGCCAGGATACAAGCGGAGCGTGTAAACATGCCGACTTTTCCTATTTTATGTATAAAGAGCTTTAA